From a region of the Pseudanabaena sp. ABRG5-3 genome:
- a CDS encoding CPBP family intramembrane glutamic endopeptidase: MSLFSQAPKQNQDKKNEALSRSQVLIAMAVTAIIFLGISKGWVYLTGIPMVPLYWQPEHGAIGLGIGLGVALLSSLIYEIWESYRLAAQEYLEMVLKPLEPIDLIWLGLLPGLSEEMLFRGVALPALGMNGVALIITSGVFGALHMASAKHLSYTVWAIAVGMMLGAVTMYTGNLLSAIVAHVLTNSLSGIIWKWKQSKIA; the protein is encoded by the coding sequence ATGTCTTTATTCTCACAAGCTCCTAAGCAAAATCAAGATAAAAAAAACGAAGCTTTATCGCGATCGCAAGTCCTAATTGCGATGGCAGTTACTGCAATTATCTTCTTAGGAATTTCCAAAGGTTGGGTTTACTTGACGGGTATCCCTATGGTTCCACTTTACTGGCAACCCGAACATGGTGCGATCGGCTTGGGAATTGGCTTAGGAGTAGCTTTACTCAGTAGTTTAATTTATGAAATATGGGAAAGCTATCGTCTCGCCGCTCAAGAATATTTGGAAATGGTGCTTAAACCATTAGAACCTATTGATTTAATTTGGTTAGGTTTATTACCAGGACTTAGTGAAGAAATGCTTTTTCGTGGTGTAGCTCTACCTGCCCTTGGGATGAATGGAGTTGCTTTAATCATTACTAGTGGTGTTTTTGGTGCGCTACATATGGCAAGTGCCAAGCATCTGTCCTACACAGTTTGGGCGATCGCTGTGGGCATGATGCTCGGTGCGGTGACAATGTATACAGGTAATCTCCTATCAGCGATCGTTGCTCATGTTCTCACCAATTCTCTCTCAGGCATCATTTGGAAATGGAAACAGTCAAAAATTGCCTAA
- a CDS encoding aminotransferase class V-fold PLP-dependent enzyme produces MISSAALSNSLNSDTLERDRERDLFTHRSHFPALEVKNRTYFNYGGQGVLCGAALESITRNFHHIEELGCFSNAAGDWMMSEYDATKTAIAQELQVSPKTITLTENTTVGCNIALWAVDWQKGDRLLLSDCEHHGIIASAVQIQKRFGIEIDYFPLSNTRNASAEGKDSDEVVDLLVQHLQPQTRMVMISHICWNTGQVLPLQAIAKACHAQNVLVAVDAAQSVGVLPLNLAEMEADFYAFTNHKWWCAPLGLGALYIRPEIFDQIEPVFVGWRGLTGKLPIPQWKQDGAKFEVASSTYTLYEALRIALSHANSWGTQQQRYERICELSKILWQQLNNLPHINCVRQLPPESGLISFQINRELTKSAIAQKSHALIARHLESEYQIFIRALPEPDCLRASVHYLTSIADIERLVEIISTLA; encoded by the coding sequence TTGATTTCTTCGGCAGCACTTTCTAATAGTTTAAATTCTGATACTTTAGAGCGCGATCGCGAACGGGATTTGTTCACGCATCGATCGCATTTCCCTGCTTTAGAAGTTAAAAATCGTACTTACTTTAACTATGGTGGGCAAGGTGTTTTATGTGGGGCGGCTCTAGAGTCCATCACGCGCAATTTTCACCATATTGAGGAACTGGGTTGTTTTTCCAATGCCGCAGGCGATTGGATGATGTCCGAATATGATGCGACTAAAACCGCTATCGCCCAAGAATTGCAAGTCAGTCCGAAGACAATCACCCTCACGGAAAATACTACTGTCGGCTGTAATATTGCACTATGGGCGGTGGATTGGCAAAAAGGCGATCGCCTATTACTCTCAGACTGCGAACATCATGGGATTATTGCCAGTGCTGTCCAGATCCAAAAACGCTTTGGTATTGAAATCGATTATTTTCCCTTGAGCAATACTCGTAATGCTAGTGCTGAGGGTAAAGATAGCGACGAAGTTGTTGATTTGTTGGTACAGCATTTGCAGCCACAGACTCGTATGGTGATGATCAGCCATATCTGTTGGAATACGGGACAGGTTTTGCCATTACAGGCGATCGCCAAAGCTTGCCATGCTCAAAACGTCTTAGTTGCTGTTGATGCGGCTCAGTCGGTGGGTGTGCTTCCTCTTAATCTTGCGGAGATGGAGGCGGATTTCTATGCTTTTACAAACCATAAATGGTGGTGTGCGCCTCTTGGATTAGGTGCGTTATATATTCGCCCTGAAATTTTTGACCAAATTGAGCCTGTATTTGTTGGTTGGCGAGGATTGACGGGTAAACTGCCAATTCCGCAATGGAAACAGGATGGTGCTAAGTTTGAAGTGGCAAGCTCGACCTATACCCTGTATGAGGCTCTCAGGATTGCACTCTCCCATGCTAATAGCTGGGGAACGCAACAACAACGCTATGAACGTATTTGTGAATTAAGCAAGATTTTATGGCAACAGCTAAATAATTTGCCCCACATTAACTGTGTGCGCCAACTACCGCCAGAGTCGGGATTAATTTCCTTTCAAATAAATAGAGAACTCACTAAAAGTGCGATCGCCCAAAAAAGTCATGCACTAATTGCTAGACATTTAGAATCGGAGTATCAAATTTTTATCCGTGCGCTTCCCGAACCAGATTGTCTAAGGGCTTCAGTACATTACCTGACTTCTATCGCTGACATTGAGCGTCTCGTCGAAATTATTTCCACTCTTGCTTAA